A genomic region of Dickeya solani IPO 2222 contains the following coding sequences:
- the mobA gene encoding molybdenum cofactor guanylyltransferase MobA, with amino-acid sequence MITGVILAGGQSSRMGGNDKGLIELEGKPLYQHVLDRLKPQVDTLLINANRHQERYQQSGYPVIGDINRNFSGPLAGIFTGLSIAKTDWVVFVPCDVPALPVDLVSRLLQFNDNHLAAYATDGSREHPTLLAIHTSLLRKLDVYLSKGDRKLMLFLEQVEAKAVSFADQPLSFRNLNTPEDLAHWQEPHHD; translated from the coding sequence ATGATAACAGGTGTGATTCTGGCCGGTGGCCAGTCATCCCGCATGGGAGGAAATGATAAAGGGTTGATTGAACTGGAGGGCAAACCGCTCTATCAGCACGTTCTTGATCGTCTGAAGCCGCAGGTCGATACCCTGCTTATCAACGCTAATCGTCATCAGGAACGTTATCAGCAAAGCGGTTATCCGGTGATCGGTGATATTAACCGTAATTTTTCTGGCCCGTTGGCCGGTATTTTTACCGGATTAAGCATCGCCAAAACAGACTGGGTCGTATTTGTTCCCTGTGACGTCCCCGCTTTGCCTGTTGACCTGGTTTCCCGGTTGCTGCAATTCAATGATAATCATCTTGCCGCCTATGCTACGGATGGATCTCGCGAACATCCGACATTATTGGCGATCCACACTTCGCTGCTTAGAAAGCTGGACGTTTATCTGAGCAAGGGTGACCGAAAATTGATGCTGTTTCTGGAGCAGGTAGAGGCAAAAGCCGTTTCTTTTGCGGATCAGCCTTTATCGTTTCGTAACCTCAATACGCCAGAGGATCTGGCTCACTGGCAGGAGCCGCACCATGACTGA
- the yihI gene encoding Der GTPase-activating protein YihI, with product MKQPSKEAGRKAAAPKIKRKSREQLDLEARERKRQKKHRGHVAGSRTQASGDRQQNAASDKLKDPRIGSKKQVSLLPEGAAVTVKAPVPTAEKPVRLSLQEELEMLENDPRLDALLDRLEKGETLSAKEQSWLDETLDRIDILMEQLGISLDDDEEDEEQEEDMLQLLRRSNPKDGY from the coding sequence ATGAAACAACCATCAAAAGAGGCGGGACGCAAAGCCGCCGCACCGAAGATCAAAAGAAAAAGCCGTGAGCAGCTGGATCTGGAAGCTCGCGAACGCAAACGCCAGAAAAAGCACCGTGGTCATGTTGCGGGAAGCCGTACCCAGGCGTCCGGCGACCGTCAGCAAAACGCCGCTTCCGACAAGCTGAAAGACCCGCGCATTGGCAGCAAAAAGCAGGTGTCGTTGCTGCCGGAAGGTGCGGCCGTAACGGTGAAAGCGCCAGTGCCGACGGCAGAGAAACCCGTTCGCCTGTCGCTGCAGGAAGAGTTGGAAATGCTGGAGAATGATCCGCGTCTTGATGCATTGCTGGATCGTCTGGAGAAAGGCGAAACGCTGTCGGCCAAAGAACAGTCCTGGTTGGATGAGACGCTGGATCGTATCGATATTCTGATGGAGCAATTGGGCATCAGTCTGGACGATGACGAGGAAGACGAAGAGCAGGAAGAAGACATGCTGCAACTGCTCCGCCGCAGTAATCCGAAAGACGGCTATTGA
- the dsbA gene encoding thiol:disulfide interchange protein DsbA, with protein sequence MKKIWLALAGMVLAFSASAADFSDGKQYATLDKPVPQSPQVVEFFSFYCPHCYQFAQVYHIPDAIQKALPADAKLTKYHVDFLGELGKELTQAWAVAIALGVEDKVSPLMFDAVQKTQTVKKPEDIRQVFVAAGVKAEDYDSALNSFVVKSLVAQQEKAAADLQLRGVPAVFVNGKYMIKSDGLDTSSMDNYVKQYADVVKFLLSQK encoded by the coding sequence ATGAAGAAGATATGGCTTGCGCTGGCTGGCATGGTGTTGGCGTTCAGTGCGTCAGCAGCTGATTTTTCCGATGGCAAACAGTATGCCACGCTGGATAAACCGGTTCCTCAATCCCCTCAGGTGGTGGAATTCTTCTCATTCTATTGCCCGCATTGTTACCAGTTCGCTCAGGTTTACCATATTCCTGACGCCATTCAGAAAGCGCTGCCGGCCGATGCCAAGTTAACCAAATACCATGTCGATTTTCTGGGAGAATTGGGTAAGGAGCTGACTCAGGCCTGGGCAGTAGCGATTGCCCTGGGTGTGGAAGACAAAGTCAGCCCGCTGATGTTTGATGCTGTTCAGAAAACTCAGACCGTGAAGAAACCGGAAGATATTCGTCAGGTCTTTGTGGCTGCTGGCGTAAAAGCGGAAGATTATGACAGCGCCCTGAATAGCTTCGTGGTGAAATCGCTGGTTGCGCAGCAAGAGAAAGCGGCTGCCGACTTGCAACTGCGCGGTGTCCCGGCCGTATTCGTGAACGGTAAGTACATGATAAAAAGCGACGGGCTTGATACCAGCTCTATGGACAACTACGTCAAACAATATGCTGATGTAGTGAAATTCCTGCTCTCTCAGAAATAA
- the glnL gene encoding nitrogen regulation protein NR(II) — MATGTLPDAGQILNSLINSILLLDKDLAIHYSNPAAQQLLAQSSRKLSGTPLPELLGYFSLNLDLMRESLDSGQGFTDNEVTLVVDGRAHIMSLTAQRIQHDFILLEMAPMDNQRRLSQEQLQHAQQQAARDLVRGLAHEIKNPLGGLRGAAQLLSKALPDPALMEYTKVIIEQADRLRNLVDRLLGPQQPGLHVTQSIHQVAERVFQLVSMEKADNVTLVRDYDPSLPELMHDPDQIEQVLLNITRNAMQALGEEGGTITIRTRTAFQLTLHGMRYRLVARVDIEDDGPGVPAHLQDTLFYPMVSGREGGTGLGLSIARNLIDQHSGKIEFNSWPGHTEFSVYLPIRQ; from the coding sequence ATGGCAACAGGCACGCTGCCCGATGCTGGGCAGATCCTCAATTCTTTAATAAACAGCATCTTATTGCTGGACAAAGATCTGGCTATTCACTATTCCAACCCGGCGGCGCAACAACTTCTGGCCCAAAGCTCACGCAAACTGTCTGGAACGCCACTGCCGGAGCTGCTCGGTTACTTTTCGTTGAATCTCGACCTGATGCGGGAAAGTCTCGACTCGGGGCAAGGCTTTACCGATAACGAAGTCACCCTCGTGGTGGATGGCCGGGCGCATATCATGTCGCTGACGGCACAGCGCATTCAGCACGATTTTATCCTGCTGGAAATGGCGCCGATGGATAACCAGCGCCGTCTCAGCCAGGAACAACTGCAACACGCCCAACAACAGGCCGCTCGCGACCTGGTGCGCGGTCTGGCGCATGAAATCAAGAACCCGCTCGGCGGCCTGCGCGGCGCGGCGCAGTTACTGTCCAAAGCGCTACCGGACCCAGCGCTGATGGAATACACCAAGGTCATTATCGAACAGGCCGATCGCCTGCGTAATCTGGTTGACCGTCTGCTCGGCCCGCAACAGCCCGGCCTGCACGTCACGCAAAGCATTCACCAGGTGGCAGAACGAGTATTCCAACTGGTGTCGATGGAAAAAGCGGACAACGTGACGCTGGTGCGTGACTACGACCCCAGCCTGCCGGAACTGATGCACGACCCGGATCAGATAGAACAGGTACTGCTGAACATTACCCGCAATGCCATGCAGGCGCTGGGGGAAGAAGGCGGCACCATCACCATCCGGACCCGCACCGCGTTTCAGCTAACGCTGCATGGCATGCGTTACCGTCTGGTCGCCCGTGTCGACATCGAAGACGACGGCCCCGGCGTGCCTGCTCATCTGCAGGATACGCTGTTCTATCCGATGGTGAGCGGCCGGGAAGGCGGCACCGGGCTGGGCTTATCGATTGCCCGTAACCTTATCGATCAACATTCCGGAAAAATTGAATTTAACAGTTGGCCAGGTCATACCGAATTCTCGGTTTATCTGCCCATTCGCCAGTGA
- the polA gene encoding DNA polymerase I: MVQIADNPLILVDGSSYLYRAYHAFPPLTNGAGEPTGAMYGVLNMLRSLLQQYHPSHVAVVFDAKGKTFRDDLFEHYKSHRPPMPDDLRAQIEPLHRMVKAMGLPLLSVSGVEADDVIGTLAQQAERAGKPVLISTGDKDMAQLVTPNITLINTMNNTILGPDEVCAKYGIPPSLIIDFLALMGDSSDNIPGVPGVGEKTAQALLAGLGGLDVLYADLDKIAGLTFRGAKTMAAKLEQNKEVAYLSYKLATIKTDVELELGCEQLTVNELDVVELRELFTRYEFKRWLADVEDGKWLQNGRKNQPAVPFVKVTVEATPKEATSVLSQDGYVTILDENVLLDWLERIKTAALFSFDTETDGLDTLTANLVGVSLAIKPGEAAYLPLGHITSRVYSSNIYSSTVSPATRMSTQLDRDRVLALLKPLLEDEGIRKIGQNLKFDKGVMARCGIDLRGIAFDTMLESYVIDSVAGRHDMDSLSERYLQHKTITFEEIAGKGKKQLTFDQIPLAQASVYAAEDADVTLRLHETLWAKLEPQQELRKVFQNIDMPLVPVLSRIERTGVLIDTTILAEHSQELTQRLAELEVQAHELAGEVFNLSSPKQLGAILYEKLQLPIIKKTPKGAPSTNEEVLAELALDYPLPKLILEHRGLAKLKSTYTDKLPQMINPLTKRVHTSYHQAVTATGRLSSSDPNLQNIPVRNEEGRRIRQAFIAPEGYRILAADYSQIELRIMAHLSRDAGLLRAFSHGLDIHRATAAEVFGLPLDRVTTEQRRSAKAINFGLIYGMSAFGLSRQLAIPRNEAQKYMNLYFERYPGVQEYMERTRQQAADQGYVSTLDGRRLYLPDIHSRNANSRKAAERAAINAPMQGTAADIIKKAMIAIDAWLQQEKPLVTMLMQVHDELVFEVHHSVLDEASAKIRRLMEGCMQLDVPLQVDIGTGSNWDQAH, from the coding sequence ATGGTTCAAATAGCAGATAACCCCCTCATTCTGGTTGACGGTTCATCGTACCTGTACCGCGCTTATCATGCCTTCCCCCCACTGACCAACGGTGCCGGTGAACCGACCGGCGCGATGTATGGTGTGCTCAACATGCTGCGCAGTTTGTTGCAGCAATACCATCCCAGTCATGTCGCGGTGGTGTTTGATGCGAAGGGTAAGACGTTTCGTGATGATTTGTTTGAGCACTACAAATCTCACCGACCGCCGATGCCGGATGATCTGCGTGCTCAGATTGAACCGTTACACCGCATGGTAAAAGCGATGGGATTACCGTTGCTCTCCGTGTCCGGCGTAGAGGCGGATGACGTGATTGGAACGCTGGCGCAGCAGGCGGAACGTGCGGGTAAACCGGTTCTGATCAGCACCGGTGACAAGGACATGGCGCAGCTGGTGACGCCGAATATCACGCTGATCAACACCATGAATAACACTATTCTGGGGCCGGATGAGGTATGCGCTAAATACGGTATTCCGCCGTCGCTGATCATTGATTTCCTGGCTCTGATGGGGGATTCCTCCGACAACATTCCCGGTGTGCCGGGTGTGGGTGAAAAAACCGCACAGGCGTTACTTGCAGGGCTGGGGGGGCTGGATGTCTTGTACGCCGACCTGGATAAGATTGCGGGCCTGACCTTCCGGGGCGCCAAAACTATGGCAGCCAAGCTGGAACAGAATAAAGAGGTGGCTTACCTTTCCTATAAGCTGGCTACGATAAAAACGGATGTTGAACTGGAGTTGGGTTGTGAACAACTGACGGTGAATGAGCTGGACGTGGTGGAACTGCGCGAATTGTTCACCCGTTATGAGTTCAAACGCTGGCTGGCGGATGTGGAAGACGGGAAGTGGTTGCAGAATGGCAGAAAGAACCAGCCTGCGGTGCCGTTTGTTAAAGTGACGGTGGAAGCAACACCGAAAGAAGCGACCAGCGTGCTGTCTCAGGATGGTTACGTCACCATTCTCGATGAGAACGTGCTGCTGGATTGGCTTGAGCGGATAAAAACCGCCGCCCTGTTCTCATTCGATACCGAAACCGATGGTCTTGATACCCTGACCGCCAATCTGGTGGGGGTGTCGTTGGCGATTAAACCGGGCGAAGCGGCTTATCTGCCATTAGGTCATATTACGTCGAGAGTGTATTCCAGTAATATTTACAGCAGCACGGTATCGCCTGCGACGAGAATGTCCACGCAGTTGGATCGCGATCGGGTACTGGCGTTGCTGAAACCGCTACTGGAAGATGAAGGCATTCGCAAGATCGGGCAAAACCTGAAATTCGATAAAGGCGTGATGGCTCGTTGCGGTATCGACCTGCGCGGCATTGCCTTTGATACCATGCTGGAATCCTATGTGATTGACAGTGTGGCTGGCCGCCATGACATGGACAGCCTGTCAGAGCGCTATCTGCAACATAAGACCATCACGTTTGAAGAGATTGCCGGTAAGGGCAAGAAGCAGCTGACGTTCGATCAGATTCCGCTGGCGCAGGCATCGGTCTATGCGGCTGAGGACGCTGATGTGACGCTGCGTCTGCATGAGACGCTATGGGCGAAGCTGGAGCCGCAGCAGGAGCTGCGTAAAGTATTCCAGAATATCGATATGCCGCTGGTGCCGGTGTTGTCGCGTATAGAGCGCACTGGAGTGCTGATCGATACCACGATTCTGGCGGAGCATTCGCAGGAGCTGACACAACGTCTGGCGGAACTGGAAGTGCAGGCGCATGAACTGGCAGGGGAAGTGTTTAATTTGTCTTCTCCCAAGCAGTTAGGTGCCATTCTGTACGAGAAACTGCAGTTGCCGATCATCAAAAAAACCCCAAAGGGCGCCCCTTCTACTAACGAAGAAGTGCTGGCCGAGCTGGCGCTGGATTATCCGCTGCCTAAGTTGATTCTGGAGCATCGCGGGCTGGCGAAGCTGAAATCCACTTACACAGATAAACTGCCGCAGATGATCAATCCGCTGACCAAGCGGGTGCACACCTCCTATCATCAGGCGGTAACAGCAACCGGTCGTCTTTCCTCCAGCGATCCTAACCTGCAGAATATTCCGGTGCGTAATGAAGAAGGGCGGCGTATCCGTCAGGCGTTCATTGCACCAGAGGGATACCGCATTCTGGCGGCGGACTACTCGCAAATCGAATTACGTATCATGGCGCATCTGTCTCGGGATGCCGGATTGTTGAGGGCCTTTTCCCACGGTCTGGATATTCACCGCGCCACCGCCGCCGAAGTATTCGGTTTGCCGCTCGACAGAGTGACCACCGAACAACGCCGCAGCGCCAAAGCCATCAACTTTGGTTTGATTTACGGCATGAGTGCGTTTGGCTTGTCTCGCCAACTGGCTATTCCGCGTAACGAAGCTCAGAAATACATGAATCTCTATTTTGAACGTTACCCGGGCGTGCAGGAGTACATGGAACGCACTCGTCAGCAGGCAGCGGATCAAGGATATGTGTCCACGCTGGATGGCCGACGCCTCTATTTGCCGGATATTCATTCCCGTAACGCCAATAGCCGCAAGGCAGCGGAGCGGGCGGCTATTAACGCGCCGATGCAAGGTACCGCGGCGGACATCATCAAAAAAGCGATGATCGCCATTGATGCCTGGCTGCAGCAGGAAAAGCCGTTGGTGACGATGCTGATGCAGGTACACGATGAACTGGTGTTTGAAGTGCACCACTCCGTACTGGATGAAGCCAGCGCGAAAATACGCCGTCTGATGGAAGGCTGCATGCAGCTGGATGTGCCTTTGCAGGTGGATATCGGCACCGGCAGTAACTGGGATCAGGCCCATTAA
- a CDS encoding YihD family protein gives MKCHRVNELIELLHPAWQKEPDLNLVQFLQKLAQEAGFEGALSDLTDDILIYHLKLRDADSAQPIPGLQKDYEEDFKTALLRARGVIKD, from the coding sequence ATGAAATGCCATCGTGTAAATGAATTGATTGAGCTGCTGCATCCGGCCTGGCAAAAAGAGCCGGATCTGAATTTGGTGCAATTTTTACAAAAACTTGCACAGGAAGCCGGGTTCGAGGGGGCGCTTAGTGATTTGACTGATGATATCCTTATTTATCATTTAAAATTGCGTGACGCAGATAGCGCACAGCCTATTCCTGGCTTGCAGAAAGATTATGAAGAAGATTTCAAAACCGCATTACTGCGTGCCCGTGGCGTTATCAAGGATTAG
- the hemN gene encoding oxygen-independent coproporphyrinogen III oxidase — MPEQTIDWDLSLIQKYNYSGPRYTSYPTALEFSDSYDNAAFAQAVARYPNRPLSLYLHIPFCHRLCYFCGCNKLVTRQLHKADEYLDRLALEIRQRAPLFAGRVVTQMHWGGGTPTFLNKTQISRLMGLLRQHFHFAEQAEMSLEVDPREIELDVLDHLRAEGFNRLSMGVQDFNKEVQRLVNREQDEAFIFSLIERAKALGFASTNIDLIYGLPKQTPDSFAFTLQRVAELRPDRLSVFNYAHLPSLFAAQRKIKEADLPDAEQKLAILQQTIQSLTAAGYQFIGMDHFARPDDELAVAQREGKLHRNFQGYTTQGDTDLLGLGVSAISMIGDSYAQNQKELKQYYADVEQHGHALWRGLALTRDDCLRRDVIKALICHFQLEFTAIEQAYDLPFGEYFREDLALLAPMAQDGLVDILPDRIQVTPKGRLLIRNICMCFDVYLRSKMRERQFSRVI; from the coding sequence ATGCCCGAACAAACCATAGACTGGGATTTATCCCTGATCCAGAAATACAATTATTCGGGACCGCGCTACACTTCCTATCCTACCGCGTTGGAATTCAGCGACAGCTATGACAACGCCGCTTTTGCTCAGGCAGTGGCCCGTTATCCTAACCGGCCGCTGTCGCTGTACCTGCATATCCCGTTCTGCCACCGTTTGTGCTACTTCTGCGGCTGCAATAAGTTGGTGACTCGTCAGTTACACAAGGCGGATGAGTATCTTGACCGGCTGGCGCTGGAAATCCGCCAGCGTGCGCCATTGTTTGCCGGCCGTGTTGTCACTCAGATGCATTGGGGCGGCGGCACGCCGACCTTTCTGAACAAAACACAGATTAGCCGCCTGATGGGGCTGCTGCGCCAGCATTTTCACTTTGCCGAACAGGCTGAGATGTCGCTGGAAGTGGACCCGCGGGAAATCGAACTGGATGTGCTTGATCATTTGCGCGCCGAAGGATTCAATCGCCTCAGCATGGGGGTGCAGGACTTCAATAAAGAAGTGCAGCGCCTGGTCAATCGCGAGCAGGATGAAGCCTTTATTTTTTCGCTGATCGAGCGGGCCAAAGCGCTGGGGTTCGCCTCCACCAACATCGACCTGATCTACGGTTTGCCAAAGCAGACGCCGGACAGCTTTGCCTTTACCCTGCAGCGGGTGGCGGAGCTGCGCCCGGACCGTCTTAGTGTATTCAACTATGCGCATTTGCCCAGCCTGTTTGCCGCCCAGCGCAAGATCAAAGAGGCCGATCTGCCGGATGCGGAGCAAAAGCTGGCGATCTTGCAGCAGACCATTCAAAGCCTGACCGCGGCGGGTTACCAGTTCATCGGTATGGATCATTTCGCCCGGCCGGACGACGAACTGGCGGTCGCGCAACGCGAAGGAAAACTGCATCGTAATTTCCAGGGGTACACTACCCAGGGCGATACCGATTTGCTGGGGCTGGGGGTATCCGCCATCAGCATGATTGGCGACAGCTACGCCCAGAACCAGAAAGAACTGAAGCAGTACTACGCTGACGTCGAACAGCACGGTCACGCGCTGTGGCGCGGTTTGGCCCTAACCCGGGATGATTGTCTGCGCCGTGACGTGATCAAGGCGCTGATCTGTCATTTTCAGCTGGAGTTCACCGCGATTGAGCAGGCGTATGATCTGCCGTTTGGCGAATATTTCCGTGAGGACCTGGCGCTGCTGGCGCCAATGGCGCAGGACGGGCTGGTGGATATTCTGCCGGATCGTATTCAGGTGACGCCCAAGGGGCGTCTGTTGATCCGCAATATCTGCATGTGTTTTGACGTGTATCTGCGTAGCAAGATGCGTGAACGTCAGTTCTCTCGGGTCATCTGA
- the yihA gene encoding ribosome biogenesis GTP-binding protein YihA/YsxC encodes MTQQYNYHVTHFVTSAPDIRHLPADSGIEVAFAGRSNAGKSSALNTLTNQKSLARTSKTPGRTQLINLFEVADGVRLVDLPGYGYAEVPEEMKRKWQRALGEYLQKRNCLKGLVVLMDIRHPLKDLDQQMLEWAVGVGLPVLVLLTKADKLAQGARKSQLNMVREAVLPFMGDIQVEAFSSLKKTGVDKLRQKLDSWFSTLPSAELQSQPESDQ; translated from the coding sequence GTGACCCAACAATACAACTACCATGTGACCCATTTCGTCACCAGCGCGCCGGACATTCGTCATCTTCCTGCCGACAGCGGTATTGAAGTCGCTTTTGCCGGCCGCTCCAACGCGGGCAAATCCAGCGCGCTCAATACGTTGACCAACCAGAAAAGTCTGGCCAGGACCAGTAAGACACCGGGCCGGACCCAGCTTATCAACCTGTTTGAAGTGGCCGATGGTGTACGTCTGGTCGACTTGCCTGGTTATGGTTATGCCGAAGTGCCGGAAGAGATGAAACGCAAATGGCAGCGTGCACTTGGCGAATACCTGCAAAAACGTAACTGCCTGAAAGGGCTGGTGGTATTGATGGATATCCGTCATCCGCTCAAGGATCTGGACCAGCAAATGCTGGAGTGGGCCGTTGGTGTCGGTTTACCGGTGCTGGTGCTGCTGACCAAAGCCGACAAGCTGGCTCAGGGTGCCCGCAAATCCCAGTTGAACATGGTGCGAGAAGCGGTGTTGCCGTTTATGGGAGATATTCAGGTTGAAGCATTTTCTTCGCTGAAAAAAACCGGTGTAGATAAATTACGTCAAAAATTAGATAGCTGGTTCAGTACGTTACCATCAGCAGAGTTGCAATCTCAGCCAGAATCCGACCAGTAA
- the glnG gene encoding nitrogen regulation protein NR(I): MQRGIVWIVDDDSSIRWVLERALTGAGLTCATFDNGTQALNALTTQTPDVLLSDIRMPGMDGLALLQQIKQRHPMLPVIIMTAHSDLDAAVSAYQQGAFDYLPKPFDIDEAVALVERAISHYMEQQQPVRSQPISGPTTDIIGEAPAMQDVFRIIGRLSRSSISVLINGESGTGKELVAHALHRHSPRAKAPFIALNMAAIPKDLIESELFGHEKGAFTGANQIRQGRFEQADGGTLFLDEIGDMPLDVQTRLLRVLADGQFYRVGGYAAVKVDVRIIAATHQNLELRVQEGKFREDLFHRLNVIRVHLPPLRERREDIPRLARYFLQATAKELGVEPKNLHPETEAALTRLPWPGNVRQLENTCRWLTVMAAGQEVLIQDLPPELFETTAPDATVHVMPDSWATLLAQWADRALRSGHQNLLAEAQPEMERTLLTTALRHTQGHKQEAARLLGWGRNTLTRKLKELGME; encoded by the coding sequence ATGCAACGAGGGATAGTCTGGATTGTCGATGACGATAGCTCCATCCGTTGGGTGCTTGAACGTGCGCTTACCGGGGCGGGCTTAACCTGCGCAACCTTTGATAACGGCACTCAGGCATTAAATGCACTGACCACCCAAACGCCGGATGTACTGCTGTCGGATATCCGCATGCCCGGCATGGACGGGTTAGCGTTGCTACAACAGATTAAACAGCGCCACCCAATGCTGCCGGTCATTATCATGACCGCTCATTCCGATTTGGACGCAGCGGTCAGCGCCTACCAGCAAGGGGCGTTCGATTATCTGCCCAAACCGTTTGATATCGACGAAGCGGTGGCGCTGGTTGAGCGCGCCATCAGCCATTACATGGAACAGCAGCAACCGGTGCGCAGTCAGCCTATCAGCGGGCCGACTACCGACATCATCGGTGAAGCGCCGGCCATGCAGGATGTGTTCAGAATTATCGGCCGGCTTTCCCGTTCGTCGATCAGCGTGCTGATCAATGGCGAATCCGGTACCGGTAAAGAACTGGTGGCTCATGCGCTACACCGCCACAGTCCACGCGCCAAAGCGCCGTTTATCGCGCTGAATATGGCGGCCATTCCCAAAGATCTGATCGAATCAGAACTGTTCGGCCATGAAAAAGGCGCGTTTACCGGCGCCAATCAAATTCGACAGGGGCGTTTCGAACAGGCTGATGGCGGCACGCTGTTTCTCGATGAGATCGGCGATATGCCGCTGGACGTGCAAACCCGCCTGCTGCGCGTGCTGGCCGATGGTCAGTTCTATCGCGTCGGTGGCTATGCGGCAGTGAAGGTGGACGTGCGTATCATCGCCGCCACGCATCAGAATCTGGAATTACGGGTGCAGGAAGGCAAATTCCGCGAAGACCTGTTCCACCGTCTGAACGTGATTCGCGTCCATTTGCCGCCGCTGCGCGAACGCCGGGAAGATATTCCGCGTCTGGCGCGCTACTTCCTGCAGGCGACCGCCAAAGAGCTGGGTGTGGAGCCGAAAAACCTGCACCCGGAAACCGAAGCGGCGCTCACCCGCCTGCCCTGGCCGGGCAATGTGCGTCAGCTGGAAAATACCTGCCGCTGGCTGACCGTAATGGCCGCCGGGCAGGAAGTCTTGATTCAGGACCTGCCGCCGGAGCTGTTTGAAACCACCGCGCCGGACGCCACCGTGCATGTCATGCCCGACAGCTGGGCCACGCTGCTGGCGCAATGGGCCGATCGCGCGCTGCGTTCCGGTCATCAAAACCTGCTGGCCGAAGCGCAACCGGAAATGGAACGCACGCTGCTGACGACGGCATTGCGCCATACGCAGGGACACAAACAGGAAGCGGCAAGGCTACTCGGCTGGGGGAGAAATACCCTGACGCGCAAGCTCAAGGAACTGGGTATGGAATAA
- a CDS encoding serine/threonine protein kinase: MHDSVFNFHTLSPDVIMDALWSVGIRVDSGLTALNSYENRVYQFSDEERKRYVVKFYRPQRWNAAQISEEHHFAAELVDDEVPVVAPLALQGNTLHEHDGFWFAVFPSVGGRQYEMDNDDQLEEVGRYLGRIHQTGSRNLFSTRPTIGLQEYLDDPLATLTDSPLISVAQKVPFLTATTRLIDEVKLHWNTSWQARRLHGDCHPGNILWRDGPLFVDLDDARNGPAVQDLWMLLHGDRREQRIQLDILLDAYSEFASFDEAELALIEPLRAMRMVHYLAWVARRWHDPAFPRSFPWMQEADFWAKQATIFTEQVRLLQEPPLQLAPMY, encoded by the coding sequence ATGCATGATTCCGTATTCAATTTTCATACTCTGTCGCCGGATGTCATCATGGATGCGCTCTGGTCTGTGGGCATTCGTGTCGATTCCGGCCTGACAGCGCTTAATAGCTATGAAAATCGGGTTTATCAGTTCAGTGATGAAGAACGTAAACGCTATGTGGTGAAGTTTTATCGGCCGCAACGTTGGAATGCTGCCCAGATTAGCGAAGAGCATCATTTTGCGGCCGAGTTGGTCGATGATGAGGTGCCGGTGGTGGCGCCACTGGCCTTACAGGGTAACACGCTGCATGAGCATGATGGTTTCTGGTTTGCTGTGTTTCCCAGCGTTGGTGGGCGTCAGTATGAAATGGACAATGACGATCAACTGGAAGAGGTTGGGCGTTATTTGGGCAGAATTCATCAGACCGGTAGCCGAAATCTGTTTTCAACTCGCCCTACTATCGGGTTGCAAGAATACCTTGATGACCCGCTGGCCACGTTAACTGACAGTCCCCTGATTTCTGTCGCGCAAAAAGTGCCGTTTCTGACGGCGACAACCCGGCTGATTGATGAAGTAAAACTGCACTGGAATACGAGCTGGCAAGCCAGACGTCTGCACGGCGACTGCCATCCCGGTAATATTCTTTGGCGCGACGGCCCCTTGTTTGTCGATCTGGACGATGCGCGTAATGGCCCAGCGGTGCAGGATCTCTGGATGTTGTTACATGGAGATCGTCGGGAGCAGCGCATCCAGCTGGATATTTTGCTGGATGCCTACAGTGAGTTTGCTTCTTTTGATGAAGCGGAACTGGCATTGATCGAACCGCTACGCGCCATGCGTATGGTTCACTATCTGGCCTGGGTGGCCCGTCGTTGGCATGACCCTGCTTTTCCTCGTAGTTTTCCATGGATGCAGGAAGCCGATTTCTGGGCAAAGCAGGCCACTATTTTTACTGAACAGGTAAGGCTGTTGCAGGAACCACCGTTGCAGCTGGCACCGATGTACTGA
- a CDS encoding YshB family small membrane protein, with protein MLESIFSAVTHGAEISSAVGHSSQTAIAAVLCAALINFFS; from the coding sequence ATGCTGGAATCCATTTTTTCTGCCGTGACGCACGGCGCTGAAATCAGCAGTGCGGTGGGTCATTCATCGCAAACTGCGATTGCAGCCGTATTGTGCGCGGCACTGATCAATTTCTTCAGCTAA